A genomic region of Friedmanniella luteola contains the following coding sequences:
- a CDS encoding YaaA family protein: MLILLPPSEGKAAPRRRGRPVDLATLGLPELTPTRAAVRDALVAASAARGALDVLGVGESLRAEVEQNTRLGSTPASGALETYTGVLYDALDFATLSAAAKRRAGRGLRVQSALWGPVGPADRITPYRLSMAVTLPGLGPLARLWRAVLPGPMAALAGDGVVVDCRSSTYAAAWTPAGEAARQLLAVRVFTEVAGRRTVVSHLAKHTRGQVARVLLEHPGRLRTAADVTAAVAANGHRCELVDHGRRGCSLDVLR, from the coding sequence GTGCTGATCCTGCTGCCGCCGTCGGAGGGCAAGGCCGCGCCGCGACGCCGCGGCCGACCCGTCGACCTGGCGACCCTGGGGCTGCCGGAGCTGACGCCCACCCGGGCCGCGGTCCGCGACGCCCTGGTCGCCGCGAGCGCTGCGCGGGGTGCGCTCGACGTGCTCGGGGTGGGGGAGAGCCTCCGGGCCGAGGTGGAGCAGAACACCCGGCTCGGCTCGACGCCGGCGTCCGGGGCGCTGGAGACCTACACCGGCGTCCTCTACGACGCGCTGGACTTCGCGACGCTGTCCGCGGCCGCCAAGCGCCGGGCGGGTCGGGGTCTGCGGGTGCAGAGCGCCCTGTGGGGGCCGGTCGGGCCGGCGGACCGGATCACGCCCTACCGGCTGTCGATGGCGGTGACGCTGCCCGGGCTGGGCCCGCTCGCGCGGCTGTGGCGCGCGGTGCTGCCCGGGCCGATGGCCGCACTGGCCGGCGACGGCGTCGTCGTCGACTGCCGCTCGAGCACCTACGCCGCCGCCTGGACGCCGGCGGGCGAGGCGGCCCGGCAGCTGCTCGCCGTCCGGGTGTTCACCGAGGTCGCCGGCCGGCGGACCGTGGTCTCGCACCTGGCCAAGCACACCCGCGGGCAGGTCGCCCGGGTCCTGCTGGAGCACCCGGGTCGGCTGCGGACGGCTGCGGACGTGACCGCAGCGGTGGCCGCGAACGGCCACCGCTGCGAGCTGGTCGACCACGGGCGGCGCGGCTGCAGCCTCGACGTGCTGCGCTGA
- a CDS encoding PspC domain-containing protein — MSSIWTVRRSATDTKLAGVCGGVAEHWDIDPVLVRVAWALLALSGGIGVVLYVAAWLLVPVQGRPTATLDDLLGDRARRWPKEVWVALVALACLAVFAVFGSASPFGVGPAVVIACIWYFGFYKQREGATPPAPPAPVDRGRPAPDHGGIPTFVTHPGPATPFTVAAEGWRRRIEEHVRETRAAAATATATWPTPPAATSTVQDPAPDPEVVERTAFLATPDPVGLYSEPVAATALAAPVPRRLSLAARRLRLLTLLVLGLVLGGLNLADRSGVAVTPAAYAGAALLVVGLALVAATWFGRARGLLAVGLLLVPVVVLTSVAAQILPAEPFGHTQREYSRVADLPRTPEIFDSGQAEVDLSSLVLTEDASYTAQLGTGQLEVRVPDDVNVEVRYGVDLGAVEGLGQEIDSGFDLRGTEDLPAPVEGRPTLTLDLTVDAGQVAVIR, encoded by the coding sequence GACCGTGCGCCGCAGCGCCACCGACACCAAGCTGGCCGGCGTGTGCGGCGGCGTCGCCGAGCACTGGGACATCGACCCCGTGCTCGTCCGGGTCGCCTGGGCGCTGCTGGCGCTGAGCGGCGGCATCGGCGTCGTCCTCTACGTCGCCGCCTGGCTGCTCGTCCCCGTGCAGGGGCGCCCCACCGCCACCCTCGACGACCTGCTGGGCGACCGGGCGCGCCGCTGGCCCAAGGAGGTCTGGGTCGCGCTGGTCGCGCTCGCCTGCCTGGCCGTGTTCGCCGTCTTCGGCTCCGCCAGCCCCTTCGGCGTCGGACCCGCCGTCGTCATCGCCTGCATCTGGTACTTCGGCTTCTACAAGCAGCGCGAGGGCGCCACGCCCCCGGCGCCGCCGGCCCCCGTCGACCGCGGCCGGCCCGCTCCCGACCACGGCGGCATCCCCACCTTCGTCACCCATCCCGGCCCGGCCACCCCCTTCACGGTGGCGGCCGAGGGCTGGCGCCGGCGGATCGAGGAGCACGTCCGGGAGACCCGGGCCGCCGCCGCGACGGCGACCGCCACCTGGCCGACCCCTCCGGCCGCGACCAGCACCGTGCAGGACCCGGCCCCGGACCCCGAGGTCGTCGAGCGGACCGCCTTCCTCGCGACGCCCGACCCCGTCGGCCTCTACAGCGAGCCGGTCGCGGCCACCGCCCTGGCGGCGCCGGTGCCCCGCCGCCTCAGCCTCGCCGCCCGACGCCTCCGGCTGCTGACCCTGCTGGTCCTGGGCCTCGTCCTCGGCGGCCTCAACCTCGCCGACCGCTCCGGGGTGGCGGTCACCCCGGCGGCCTACGCGGGCGCCGCCCTGCTGGTGGTCGGGCTCGCGCTCGTCGCGGCGACCTGGTTCGGCCGGGCCCGGGGGCTGCTCGCCGTCGGGCTGCTGCTGGTCCCCGTCGTCGTGCTGACCTCGGTGGCCGCGCAGATCCTGCCGGCCGAGCCGTTCGGCCACACGCAGCGGGAGTACAGCCGGGTCGCCGACCTGCCCCGGACCCCCGAGATCTTCGACTCCGGCCAGGCCGAGGTGGACCTCAGCAGCCTGGTGCTCACCGAGGACGCCAGCTACACCGCGCAGCTCGGCACCGGCCAGCTGGAGGTCCGGGTGCCCGACGACGTGAACGTCGAGGTCCGCTACGGCGTCGACCTCGGGGCCGTCGAGGGCCTCGGCCAGGAGATCGACTCCGGCTTCGACCTCCGCGGCACGGAGGACCTCCCCGCCCCCGTCGAGGGGCGGCCCACCCTCACCCTCGACCTCACCGTCGACGCCGGCCAGGTCGCGGTGATCCGGTGA
- a CDS encoding PspC domain-containing protein encodes MNHPTPGPKRLTRSRDDRVVAGVCGGLARYLNMDASLVRILTVVLTLVTSGAALVVYAIAVLVVPEDERVGPGAYAGPPPVWQPPQPPAPAPGPAPQDPVWGREGAPWEQAQASSAEPTGWPPAPGGTSAEGGDSPTEAGRPDAR; translated from the coding sequence ATGAACCACCCCACCCCAGGCCCGAAGCGGCTCACCCGCAGCCGTGACGACCGGGTCGTCGCCGGCGTCTGCGGCGGGCTCGCCCGCTACCTCAACATGGACGCGTCGCTGGTCCGCATCCTCACCGTCGTCCTCACGCTGGTGACCAGCGGTGCGGCCCTCGTCGTCTACGCCATCGCCGTCCTGGTCGTGCCGGAGGACGAGCGGGTCGGCCCGGGGGCGTACGCCGGCCCGCCGCCCGTCTGGCAGCCGCCGCAGCCCCCGGCGCCGGCGCCCGGACCGGCCCCGCAGGACCCCGTCTGGGGTCGTGAGGGTGCTCCCTGGGAGCAGGCGCAGGCCAGCTCGGCCGAGCCGACCGGGTGGCCGCCGGCTCCCGGCGGGACCTCCGCCGAGGGCGGCGACAGCCCGACCGAGGCCGGCCGGCCGGACGCCCGCTAG
- the guaA gene encoding glutamine-hydrolyzing GMP synthase codes for MSQPQTVGAEVAPVRVGSEAVDHDLVLVVDFGAQYAQLIARRVREANVYSEVVPHTATAAEIAARKPKAVILSGGPQSVYAPGAPQVDPALFETGVATFGICYGFQAMARALGGDVARTGVSEFGRTSATIDTPGTLLADLPSPLRVWMSHGDSVAAAPAGFTALASSEGAPIAAFEDAGRGFAGVQWHPEVLHTQAGQKVLEQFLFDIAGCTPDWTAANIVDDAVAAVREQVGDKQVICGLSGGVDSAVAAALVQKAVGDQLTCVFVDHGLLRSGEAEQVKRDFVAATGVDLVVVDAADQFVGALAGVTDPETKRKIIGREFIRTFEAAARDITRSAADVEFLVQGTLYPDVVESGGGEGAANIKSHHNVGGLPDDLQFALVEPLRTLFKDEVRAVGAQLGLPAEIVWRHPFPGPGLGIRIIGEVTRERLTILQQADAIARAELTAAGLDRDVWQFPVVLLADVRSVGVQGDGRTYGHPVVLRPVSSEDAMTADWSRLPYEVLEKISTRITNEVREVNRVVLDITSKPPGTIEWE; via the coding sequence ATGAGCCAGCCCCAGACCGTCGGCGCCGAGGTGGCCCCGGTCCGCGTCGGCAGCGAGGCGGTCGACCACGACCTCGTCCTCGTCGTCGACTTCGGTGCCCAGTACGCCCAGCTGATCGCCCGCCGGGTCCGGGAGGCCAACGTCTACTCCGAGGTCGTGCCGCACACGGCCACGGCGGCCGAGATCGCGGCCCGCAAGCCGAAGGCGGTCATCCTGTCCGGCGGCCCCCAGTCGGTCTACGCCCCCGGCGCCCCGCAGGTGGACCCCGCGCTGTTCGAGACCGGCGTCGCCACCTTCGGGATCTGCTACGGCTTCCAGGCCATGGCCCGCGCGCTGGGCGGTGACGTGGCCCGGACCGGCGTCAGCGAGTTCGGCCGCACCTCCGCCACCATCGACACCCCGGGCACCCTGCTCGCCGACCTGCCGTCGCCGCTGCGGGTCTGGATGAGCCACGGCGACTCCGTCGCCGCGGCCCCGGCCGGCTTCACCGCGCTGGCCAGCAGCGAGGGTGCCCCCATCGCGGCCTTCGAGGACGCGGGCCGCGGCTTCGCGGGCGTGCAGTGGCACCCCGAGGTCCTGCACACCCAGGCCGGTCAGAAGGTGCTCGAGCAGTTCCTCTTCGACATCGCCGGCTGCACGCCCGACTGGACCGCGGCCAACATCGTCGACGACGCCGTCGCCGCCGTGCGCGAGCAGGTCGGCGACAAGCAGGTCATCTGCGGCCTGTCCGGCGGGGTCGACTCCGCCGTCGCCGCCGCCCTGGTGCAGAAGGCGGTCGGCGACCAGCTGACCTGCGTCTTCGTCGACCACGGCCTGCTCCGCTCCGGCGAGGCCGAGCAGGTGAAGCGGGACTTCGTGGCCGCCACCGGCGTCGACCTCGTGGTGGTGGACGCCGCCGACCAGTTCGTCGGGGCCCTGGCGGGGGTGACCGATCCCGAGACCAAGCGCAAGATCATCGGACGCGAGTTCATCCGCACCTTCGAGGCGGCGGCCCGCGACATCACCCGCAGCGCCGCCGACGTCGAGTTCCTCGTCCAGGGGACGCTCTACCCGGACGTGGTCGAGTCCGGCGGCGGCGAGGGCGCGGCGAACATCAAGAGCCACCACAACGTGGGCGGGCTGCCCGACGACCTCCAGTTCGCGCTGGTGGAGCCGCTCCGCACCCTGTTCAAGGACGAGGTCCGCGCCGTCGGCGCCCAGCTGGGGCTGCCCGCCGAGATCGTCTGGCGGCACCCCTTCCCCGGCCCGGGGCTGGGCATCCGGATCATCGGCGAGGTCACCCGCGAGCGGCTGACCATCCTCCAGCAGGCCGACGCCATCGCCCGCGCCGAGCTGACCGCCGCCGGCCTCGACCGCGACGTCTGGCAGTTCCCCGTCGTGCTGCTGGCCGACGTGCGCTCGGTCGGCGTGCAGGGGGACGGCCGCACCTACGGCCACCCCGTCGTGCTGCGGCCGGTGAGCAGCGAGGACGCCATGACGGCGGACTGGAGCCGGCTGCCGTACGAGGTGCTGGAGAAGATCAGCACCCGGATCACCAACGAGGTCCGCGAGGTCAACCGGGTCGTGCTGGACATCACCAGCAAGCCGCCGGGCACCATCGAGTGGGAGTGA
- a CDS encoding zinc-dependent alcohol dehydrogenase, translated as MRAVTWQDRRKVSVDTVPDPVIEQPTDAIIKVTSTNICGSDLHLYEVLGAFMDPGDILGHEPMGIVEEVGTGITNLKAGDRVVIPFQIACGHCYMCDQTLYTQCETTQVREQGSGAALFGYSKLYGQVPGGQAEYLRVPHADFTHVKVPEGPPDDRFVYLSDVLPTAWQAVAYADVPLGGSLVVLGLGPIGDMACRIALQQDPTRTVIGVDRVPERLARARARGVHVLDFDEVGDDLTAVVQELTGGRGPDSVVDAVGMEAHGSPGASMVQRMAAHLPDAVTAPLLKTAGVDRLAAVHSAIDLVRRGGTVSLSGVYGGMADPMPMMTMFDKQIQLRMGQANVKKWVPEILPLLGDDDPLGVDSFATHRVPLEEAPHAYEIFQKKQDGAVKVILKP; from the coding sequence ATGCGAGCAGTCACCTGGCAGGACCGGCGCAAGGTCAGCGTGGACACCGTCCCCGACCCCGTCATCGAACAGCCCACCGACGCCATCATCAAGGTCACGAGCACGAACATCTGCGGCTCCGACCTGCACCTCTACGAGGTGCTCGGCGCCTTCATGGACCCCGGCGACATCCTCGGCCACGAGCCGATGGGAATCGTGGAGGAGGTCGGCACCGGCATCACCAACCTGAAGGCCGGCGACCGCGTCGTCATCCCCTTCCAGATCGCCTGCGGGCACTGCTACATGTGCGACCAGACCCTCTACACCCAGTGCGAGACGACCCAGGTGCGCGAGCAGGGCTCCGGGGCCGCGCTGTTCGGCTACTCCAAGCTCTACGGCCAGGTGCCCGGCGGCCAGGCGGAGTACCTGCGGGTGCCGCACGCCGACTTCACCCACGTCAAGGTGCCCGAGGGCCCGCCCGACGACCGCTTCGTCTACCTCTCCGACGTGCTGCCCACCGCCTGGCAGGCCGTCGCCTACGCCGACGTGCCGCTCGGTGGTTCGCTCGTCGTGCTCGGCCTGGGTCCCATCGGCGACATGGCCTGCCGGATCGCCCTGCAGCAGGACCCGACCCGCACCGTCATCGGGGTCGACCGGGTGCCCGAGCGGCTGGCCCGGGCCAGGGCACGCGGCGTCCACGTCCTCGACTTCGACGAGGTCGGCGACGACCTCACCGCCGTCGTCCAGGAGCTGACCGGCGGCCGCGGGCCCGACTCCGTCGTCGACGCGGTCGGGATGGAGGCGCACGGCTCGCCCGGCGCCTCGATGGTGCAGCGGATGGCCGCGCACCTGCCGGACGCCGTCACCGCGCCGCTGCTCAAGACCGCCGGCGTCGACCGGCTGGCCGCGGTCCACTCGGCGATCGACCTCGTCCGCCGGGGCGGCACCGTCTCCCTCAGCGGCGTCTACGGCGGGATGGCCGACCCGATGCCGATGATGACGATGTTCGACAAGCAGATCCAGCTCCGGATGGGCCAGGCCAACGTCAAGAAGTGGGTGCCCGAGATCCTGCCGCTGCTGGGCGACGACGACCCGCTCGGCGTGGACAGCTTCGCCACCCACCGGGTCCCGCTCGAGGAGGCGCCGCACGCCTATGAGATCTTCCAGAAGAAGCAGGACGGTGCGGTCAAGGTCATCCTCAAGCCCTGA